One Natronorubrum halophilum genomic window, CAGACGCGTTCGATCCCGATGTCGCTCGCGTGTCCCAGCAGATGCTCGAGCAGTTTCGTCCCGATCCCGGCCCGCTGGTAGTCCTGCAGGACGAAGATCGCGAGCTCCCACTCGACCTCGCTGTTGTCCTCGAGAGCGGACGGGTCATCGGTGTCGGGAACGAGCACCGCGTGACCGATCACGTCCTGGCCGTGGCGGGTAACGACGTTGACGCTCTCGTCGGCGATCGTCTCGAGCCAGTTGCGAATGCGTTCCTCCCCGGTCGGCGGAATCCCCTGTGCCCGGTCGGTGGGATCGAACTGGACGTACATGTCGACGACGTCCTCGAACGTGTCCGCGAAATCGTCGGACGCCGTGATCTCGATCG contains:
- a CDS encoding GNAT family N-acetyltransferase, with amino-acid sequence MADTRPYPDEPAGPFPSPPTTVEDREGRSIEITASDDFADTFEDVVDMYVQFDPTDRAQGIPPTGEERIRNWLETIADESVNVVTRHGQDVIGHAVLVPDTDDPSALEDNSEVEWELAIFVLQDYQRAGIGTKLLEHLLGHASDIGIERVWLTVERWNNPAIALYERVGFASTGTESFEQEMAIRLG